The Castanea sativa cultivar Marrone di Chiusa Pesio chromosome 11, ASM4071231v1 genome contains a region encoding:
- the LOC142616257 gene encoding uncharacterized protein At4g02000-like produces MGNHRVLFIFMDRADVEHVIQGEPWSFDKHLVVLKEVEKHADIKNLVFDYTSMWVQIHDVPIGLTWKAAKDIISVAGTVEESAQEDERFEGSNFLRFKVTVDVSNPLCRGRKIILRNGKESWVSFRYERLLNFCYWCGKLTHMDRECPIWTKRKDDLLETEQQFGPWLRATTPNLARKTVVRVAGFEESENDVDSQSSVKTSEEE; encoded by the coding sequence ATGGGGAACCACagagttctttttattttcatggataGGGCAGATGTAGAACACGTTATTCAGGGTGAACCTTGGTCTTTTGACAAACACCTGGTGGTACTAAAAGAGGTGGAGAAGCATGCTGATATCAAAAACCTTGTGTTTGATTATACGAGTATGTGGGTTCAGATTCATGATGTGCCTATCGGTCTTACTTGGAAGGCAGCAAAAGATATTATTTCTGTAGCTGGAACGGTGGAGGAGAGTGCGCAGGAGGATGAAAGGTTTGAAGGTAGCAATTTTCTGCGTTTCAAGGTGACTGTCGATGTGTCCAATCCGTTGTGTAGaggaagaaaaattattttgcgtAACGGTAAGGAGAGTTGGGTGAGTTTTCGGTATGAGAGGTTACTAAACTTCTGTTATTGGTGTGGGAAATTGACCCATATGGATAGAGAATGTCCTATTTGGACGAAGAGGAAAGATGATTTATTAGAGACAGAGCAGCAATTTGGTCCGTGGTTGAGGGCCACAACTCCGAACCTTGCGCGAAAAACAGTGGTAAGGGTAGCAGGTTTTGAGGAGTCTGAGAATGATGTTGATAGCCAAAGTTCTGTCAAAACTTCTGAGGAGGAGTGA